In the Nothobranchius furzeri strain GRZ-AD chromosome 1, NfurGRZ-RIMD1, whole genome shotgun sequence genome, TTTATTTTTGCTGATCAAACCCCCAGCAGACGGCTGCTCATACAGAGcctggttctgttggaggtttcattTTAAAGGGacacctgttaaaagggagttttcctctcttgcttagtatggggattgctgttaAGTCACTGACAAGACAGTGTGACACGATGCTATCTGCTGGGGTTCCTTATAGTTAGAAGACCTTTATCTAATTgaaataatgaactgaactcaatgataaatgacccgcacttgtatagtgcctctcagagtaaggactccaaagcgctttacactacagtgtatcattcatccattcacacacacattcacaaactgatggtgatgagctacgatgtagccacagctgccctggggcgcactggcaggggcaaggctgccgagcacaggtgccacatgttcctccgaccaccaccagcaggcaaggtgggttaagtgtcttgcccaaggacacaacagcagaattctctgtccagagtcgggattgaacctgcaaccttccccaCTCAATATGCTAATGAGTTGGTTCAATTgcaatgtttactttgtaaagtgccttgaaacAACTCGTTGTGACTTAATAACCTCAATTAAACCCTAGCATCATGAAACCACAACCTTCAGCTTTTCTGTTCACTGCTGAGTGATGGGGAGTGGATCAGCACTTCCAAACCTGAGCCTTGATTCTCATCCATAAATACTGGATTTCCAACAGAGATTACCTACATCAGGTACACAAACAATGAATGTCACCAACACCTGCAGTGATGCTAACACTGAACAGGTCTGCTGTGGAAAAGATGGAGAGGAATGAGAACATGAAGCTCTTTACCAGCTGATCAACGTTGCAACCCCTCCCTTATAGTCATGCGCTTTTGGTCCTAACCCAGGAAACAATAGCATGAAAGCAGGTGGCtggaattagttttctctgcaggataGTCGTGTTCGGTCTAAGAGATAAAGGAAGTTATTCTGAAAATTAAAGAATGGTAGAAAATTAAGCATGTATTAGAATCCACTACAAACACTGTTAATCTTTTATGTTATCTGACATGTTGACAATAATTAAAGCTATTCTTGTAATAATAGActggtacttttattttgaagcaaAGCTTCGTGTTTACTTCAGAGCAACTTACTCTGACGTGCACTCCACACACATGATGAGATTGATATTTTCTTTCCAAACCGACTTGATTTTTGAAAACAACTTCTCATGTGAGGATCTTTATCAGCTCAAACAGAAAAATGTGGATTTCAAAGCTTTTAACCTGTGGTATGCTCCTTCAAATCCCCTCTTCTTGAAGGCCATGTGGTTTTGTGAAACTGCACTGGGATCTGATTTAAAACTACATTAAAATTACTAGTAAGCGGAAATCTCAGACTCAACTAAGACAACAGTGTGTCAAGTTAGAAACAGAAAAGGGTTTATTTGGTTTTAATGAAGCATGAACAGTTAGAAACACAAAACTTCCATCTCTCATATTTGGTCTAAACCACTTTGTCAGGTTTAAGAAAAGGAAGAATGTTCAAGCAGCACTGAGTTCTCatttagtcacacacacacacacacacgcacgcacgcacgcacgcacgcacgcacacacacacacacacacacacacacacacacacacacacacacacacacacacacacacacacacacacacacacacgtccttcTGGGAACTGGATCTTAACAGCTAACAAAATTCACCCAAACCAAAATCTGTTATTTGAAAATATAAAGGATTCCCTCAACCCAAGCTTCACACTCCGTACTTCTTCTGGAGGGCAGAGACAGATGATTGGTCCACCTCAGTTTGGAGGAGGAAGTCAAATAATTCTTTTAGAACTGGAGAGAAATTAAAAAGAGGTACAGGAATAGTTAGCATGCTGGACTTTGTTGGTTTTAAAAAGGAGAAATTGAAATTTATTTAGACACCTTTCTTCTCCTGGGTGGACATGAACAAAACAACCATGTCGAAGCGCCTCACGCCAGCAAGACTGCTGAGAATCTCCAGAATCATGGCTGGAGCTTCATTCCTGCAATCAGATTTATCTTATTATCCcttaaagaaaaaaaatgctttttaatACTTGACAAAAACACCAGTATGACCCCTGAGTTGTCAAAAGCAGTTCAAATCAAATATTTTCTCCTAATTTTTGGAACTTACTTCATGTAGAAATCACGCAGGGTGGTCAGGATCTGATTCATTATATCTGGTTCCAGAGAGTTGTTGAAAATGTTGCTGTATGCTGCGGGTTTGATTTGCtgccaacaaaaaataaataaacttccGTAAAGGCAACAAAACTCATCAAAAAACCTTCAACAATTACAATAATCAGATAAAGAGAAGCGAGTCAATGCTGACGCGTAAGTATCTGTAAATGAGCTCAGGTTGGGTTCTGATCTTCCGGAGGTCGGACTCCAGCTGGAAGCTGTTAGCAGGTGGAGCAGGGATATCTCCTACTGACGATGAGGAGGTGTTTGAAGGTGCAGGGGGAGCAACGGTTACCTCCTGCAATGGCTGTCTGGAGGATTGATCAACAGGAAGTCTGGAGAGAGGAAACAATGATGAATGATGGGAATTTTCCAAACAATAAATCTGAACATCTATAAAAAAATAACTACAAACAAAAATATCAGATTTAAGACTGAAATACGTGCAGGAACCCCCCGAAAAGCACTTACTGATTGGGTGAGGTGTGTGAGGGTGTGTCTGCCATCTCCTCGATTTTGATCATCTTGGCGTTGGGTGATGTGGACAGAGGAGAGGACTCTTCCTCAGCCTTCCTCTCCACTTCCTGGACTAAACAGCCAGCTGATTCCAGCTCAGGAATCAACGTGTTACCGCCGACCTCCTCTATTTCAATTCTCTTCAGAGGTTTCtgaagagagagaaaaaatgtgTTTACCCAAAAAGATTCATGTTTAATTTGTTAATTTGCAATCTGGAGGTGTAATTTAAAAACACAAGGCTAAGTCCTCTCAGCTTGACCTGGATGCAGGCAGAGAGCCGGCCGTGTGTGAGACCAGGAACTAAAACGAGGAGGTAGCTCCTAAATGAGGGGCGGGAATGCCATAATCTGAGGATGAATAATCTAAATGTTTTTCTAACTTTAAAATGACCTTTAGAATGAGGAAAGGCTGGACTTTATTAGCAGCAGCTTCAGTGGCCTCTGTGTGTGACTGAGGGGACGTTgtgttaaaacaaacaaaagagaCCACCTGGATTCAAAATGAGGTGCCAGTAAATTTATCAAATGATTGATTTTCCAGCACAGAGACCACAAGCAGGCTCCACAGAATAAAATACTGAATATTTTCAAACATTAAATATTTAATGATAGGTGAATTGGGATGTGTATGCATGCTGATTAGTGCTACACAGCTCAAAGTCTGAAACTCTAACAGGTAAAAGCAGGTTTGCTCATTTTTCTGATCGAACGCGCCCAGATCAAAGCCATTCTCTTCAGGAGTTGGCTGTCATTTGATCTGCCATCTCAGAAAGCTTTGTTCTCTGGTTCCTGATAAAGACTGATTCTACTGGAGTAGTCTGGGTAAGGGGGGAGTTAGCAGGAGCTTTCTGGATGGGAGGTGGAGTGAGCTGTACTTTTAGAGCATGTAGGAGAAACAAAACTGCTATTAATCAGTTTACCATTAAAATGGATATGCAGCTGTTGTCATATACTAGTCATTTAAAGTATCAGACAAGGTGAAATGCTCCACACACTCAGTACATATTGCCCACCCCTCATGAGATATTTAGGTCTTTTCTACCACCTGCTGGAGGAGTAACGTTACAGCATGTAAACACTGAGATGGACTAAGATTTCACCCAAAACAATATAAAACTCACTTTTGAGCGCAGATGTTCTGGTTTATTGATTGGCTGGACTGTTCTCCTCCATGAGAGACCTTCTGGCTGAAGAGCAGTAGAACCCGTCTCCTAAAACCAAATCAAATCATGATGGGGAAAATCTAACAGTCAGAATTAAAGACCTGTAGGTTTGTTAATAAAGGAATACATCCTGCTGAAGCTCATTCTTCTCTCTGTAAGAGTAAATTAAACACAGTTGGAAAGAAATTACGTACAATCTGGAgtttctggagttcagccagggctTGTTTATTTCCTGGTTCCAGATTTAGCAGATGCTGGAAATCTGTAACATGCACCAAAGTTTCCAATGTAGACGAAAGATCATCATATTTGAAACACATGGTGTGTTGCTACAGTTTCACAGAACCTTCCCTGGCCTCTTCTAGCTTCCCTAAAGCCACTCTGGCTGTGCCACGGCGGGCAAACACCTTGGAGTATGTGTTGTCCAGGGAAATGGCTGTGGAGcagtcctcctccgcctccttatACCTGCAGCAAACAGGGAGGGCATCACAAGGCCACCATGATATGCTGCTAACAGATTCTCATTTGTCTGACAGATTCCTCAATATCCTCCTGGGATAAACGTGTCCGTACTTCTCCAGTTTGAGAAACGCCATGGCTCTGTTGGCAGGCAGAAGAACGTTCATGCTGTCCGCCTCCATGCCTTTTGTGTAGCACTCTACTGCAGCTTCATACTTCCCCTCTTTGAAATAAGCATTCCCCTGTAGGAAATAATCAATATTGTTACATTAAATGACGTTAAAACGTGTCAAGCAGCCTTAAATTGGCAGAAAGACTTTACCCTGTCCTTGTGAACAACCGCTTCCTGTTttctctgctgctcctccatctgTTTCTGCTGGTTGGGATCAACTGGAGGCTCAACGAGCTGGCTGTCCTCACTTGGGACATCCTGTTGTCTGAGGATCTGAATCAGTCAGATAATAAGAACAAATTAGACCAAAACAAATAAAAGGTTAAAAGGATGCTGTCTTTTACTTATTATTCTATTGCACAACATTCTGAGGCCTCCTCCTTGACGTTATGTGGTCATAGGCACTTTGTCCCTGGTAGGGTCTTCCAGGTGAAATAGGATCGTGGCCTGGGTGTTTCAGGGTGTGTAGAGCGGagggttctgttcataacttttatggatatAATATCTGGTGCAAATGTGGGTGGAGTGTGTTTTGTGTCAGGAGGATCTgcttttttgtggatgatgtggtcctctttGTGTCATCTAACTAGGACCTGCAGCTCCTCCTCTTACTGGAATCTATAAAATCTCTGAATGACAAAAGTGATTGGTGTCACGGCAAACCTCAATTGCCCctcaatttttttttactcatgacaaaatagcatgaggggatcagtaaacagtgtaaggtaacctgtatgctccacagaaacacaactcagcagaaaaatggtggtgttgctggacattctgctcagttttatggcttattgtcagactctgaaccatgaAATTACTGCAGGCATCAAAGTAAAGGCAGACCACTCCAGAGCAACCAAAGACTCCACCCCCTACCCAACCAGCAGCTAGCCAGAGTCACGATGCCGGCCTGACGAAGCCGTGCCAGGTACCTCAACAAAGCAGGGACTAAAATCGaggagaaagtagagggaaaataccgaaCCATGCCCATGGAAACTGTCGGGTCGAGCTGTACCGGTCCGAGTTACTCTGAGTAGTGCTCTTGGACAAGCAGCTTTAGAGATGGTCTGCTAGCCTTTACCTTTAAAATGCTTTTCAGTAATCGTTTTTAGTCTCCGGAGACAACTCTCCCATGACCGTTCTGTGGTGCAGGTTCAGTGTGGTACACACCCTAATACCAGGCAGCACTGTGACTACCTCTCACTGACTGATGCAATAAGTTGAAAACATCCT is a window encoding:
- the rpap3 gene encoding RNA polymerase II-associated protein 3, coding for MSVGNKAVEFQLQMRHNVEDLQSFMKDLESWEKDIKQKDEELRTGGVLQVLEKLPPVRNKHYKTKMKGKKKKREQSGESKSEDSSKISRLKSYDYRSWDKFDVDKALAEMDKEDCIADSNESDTEDAAVDEEKAQSEKEMGNKFFKEGKYDDAIECYTRGMAADPYNPVLPTNRATSFFRLKKYAVAESDCNLAIALNSNYFKAYARRGAARFALMSYQAALEDYEMVLKLDAGNVEAENEVTKIREILRQQDVPSEDSQLVEPPVDPNQQKQMEEQQRKQEAVVHKDRGNAYFKEGKYEAAVECYTKGMEADSMNVLLPANRAMAFLKLEKYKEAEEDCSTAISLDNTYSKVFARRGTARVALGKLEEAREDFQHLLNLEPGNKQALAELQKLQIETGSTALQPEGLSWRRTVQPINKPEHLRSKKPLKRIEIEEVGGNTLIPELESAGCLVQEVERKAEEESSPLSTSPNAKMIKIEEMADTPSHTSPNQLPVDQSSRQPLQEVTVAPPAPSNTSSSSVGDIPAPPANSFQLESDLRKIRTQPELIYRYLRQIKPAAYSNIFNNSLEPDIMNQILTTLRDFYMKNEAPAMILEILSSLAGVRRFDMVVLFMSTQEKKVLKELFDFLLQTEVDQSSVSALQKKYGV